A single genomic interval of Mycolicibacterium holsaticum DSM 44478 = JCM 12374 harbors:
- the secG gene encoding preprotein translocase subunit SecG encodes MELALQITLVVTSLLVVLLVLLHRAKGGGLSSLFGGGVQSSLSGSTVVEKNLDRLTLFVTGIWLVSIFGVGLQIKYG; translated from the coding sequence ATGGAATTGGCCCTGCAGATCACCCTGGTCGTGACCAGCTTGCTGGTCGTGCTCCTGGTCCTGCTGCACCGCGCCAAGGGTGGCGGCCTGTCGAGCCTGTTCGGCGGCGGCGTGCAGTCGAGCTTGTCCGGTTCGACGGTCGTGGAGAAGAACCTGGACCGTCTGACGCTGTTCGTCACCGGCATCTGGCTGGTGTCGATCTTCGGCGTCGGCCTGCAGATCAAGTACGGCTAA
- a CDS encoding phosphoglycerate kinase codes for MAIKSLDDLLAEGVSGRGVLVRSDLNVPLDFNEGGAGNITDPGRITASAPTLRELADAGAKVIVTAHLGRPKGTPDAKLSLAPVAAALGEQLGRHVQLAGDVVGTDALARAEGLTDGDVLLLENIRFDPRETSKDDGERLALARQLAELVSAPDGSPGAFVSDGFGVVHRKQASVYDVATLLPHYAGRLVEAEVKVLEQLTSSTERPYAVVLGGSKVSDKLAVIENLATKADSILIGGGMCFTFLASQGVPVGKSLLEEGMIETCRKLLDTYGDVIHVPVDIVVADEFAADATPETVRADEIPGDKMGLDIGPGSVERFTSLLSNAKTVFWNGPMGVFEFPSFAAGTKGVAEAIIAATGKGAFSVVGGGDSAAAVRQLGLASDGFSHISTGGGASLEYLEGKKLPGIAVLEE; via the coding sequence GTGGCGATCAAATCACTCGATGACCTTCTGGCCGAAGGTGTTTCGGGTCGAGGCGTGCTGGTTCGCTCGGACCTCAACGTCCCATTGGACTTCAACGAGGGTGGGGCGGGCAACATCACCGATCCCGGCCGGATCACTGCGTCGGCGCCCACGCTGCGTGAGCTGGCCGACGCCGGTGCGAAGGTCATCGTCACCGCACACCTCGGCAGGCCCAAGGGCACACCGGACGCCAAGCTGTCCCTGGCGCCGGTCGCCGCCGCGCTGGGGGAGCAGCTGGGCCGCCACGTCCAGCTGGCGGGTGATGTCGTCGGGACCGACGCGCTCGCCCGTGCCGAGGGCCTGACCGACGGCGACGTGCTGCTGCTGGAGAACATCCGGTTCGATCCACGCGAGACCAGCAAGGACGACGGCGAGCGGCTGGCGTTGGCCCGGCAGCTGGCCGAACTGGTCAGCGCCCCCGACGGTTCACCGGGGGCGTTCGTCTCCGACGGCTTCGGGGTGGTGCACCGCAAGCAGGCGTCGGTGTACGACGTGGCCACGTTGCTGCCGCACTACGCGGGCCGGTTGGTGGAGGCCGAAGTCAAGGTCCTCGAGCAGCTGACCAGCTCGACCGAGCGGCCCTACGCCGTCGTGCTCGGCGGTTCGAAGGTGTCCGACAAGCTCGCGGTCATCGAGAACCTGGCGACCAAAGCCGACAGCATCCTCATCGGAGGCGGAATGTGTTTCACATTCCTTGCCTCCCAAGGGGTTCCGGTAGGCAAGTCGCTTCTGGAAGAAGGCATGATCGAGACCTGCCGCAAGCTGCTGGACACCTACGGCGACGTGATCCACGTTCCGGTGGACATCGTGGTGGCCGACGAGTTCGCCGCCGACGCGACTCCCGAGACCGTGCGCGCCGACGAGATACCCGGCGACAAAATGGGTTTGGACATCGGCCCGGGATCGGTGGAGCGGTTCACCAGCCTGCTGTCCAACGCCAAGACGGTGTTCTGGAACGGCCCGATGGGCGTGTTCGAGTTCCCGTCGTTCGCGGCGGGCACAAAGGGTGTGGCCGAGGCGATCATCGCCGCGACGGGCAAGGGTGCGTTCAGCGTCGTCGGCGGTGGCGATTCGGCGGCCGCCGTGCGGCAACTCGGTCTGGCCAGCGACGGCTTTTCCCACATTTCCACCGGTGGCGGGGCGTCACTGGAATACCTTGAGGGCAAGAAACTGCCCGGTATCGCCGTTCTGGAAGAGTGA
- the whiA gene encoding DNA-binding protein WhiA codes for MTAEVKDELSRLLVNSVSARRAEVASLLRFAGGLHIVSGRVVVEAEVDLGIIARRLRKDIYDLYGYTAVVHVLSASGIRKSTRYVVRVAKDGEALARQTGLLDLRGRPVRGLPAQVVGGSVADAEAAWRGAFLAHGSLTEPGRSSALEVSCPGPEAALALVGAARRLGVSAKAREVRGADRVVVRDGEAIGALLTRMGAQDTRLIWEERRMRREVRATANRLANFDDANLRRSARAAVAAAARVERALQILGDSVPDHLAAAGKLRVEHRQASLEELGRLADPPMTKDAVAGRIRRLLSMADRKAKQEGIPDTESAVTPDLLEDA; via the coding sequence ATGACTGCCGAGGTCAAGGACGAGCTGAGCCGCCTGCTGGTCAATTCCGTCAGCGCTCGCCGCGCCGAGGTGGCCTCGCTGCTGCGCTTCGCGGGCGGGCTGCACATCGTGTCCGGCCGCGTGGTGGTCGAAGCCGAGGTCGATCTGGGCATCATCGCGCGCCGGCTGCGCAAGGACATCTATGACCTGTACGGCTACACCGCGGTGGTGCACGTGTTGTCGGCGAGCGGCATCCGCAAAAGCACCCGCTACGTGGTGCGGGTGGCCAAGGACGGGGAAGCGCTGGCCCGCCAAACCGGTCTGCTGGACCTGCGTGGCCGGCCGGTACGCGGACTGCCCGCCCAGGTGGTCGGAGGCAGCGTCGCCGACGCCGAAGCTGCTTGGCGCGGCGCCTTTTTGGCCCACGGTTCGCTGACCGAGCCCGGTCGCTCGTCGGCACTGGAGGTCAGCTGCCCCGGCCCGGAGGCCGCCCTGGCGCTCGTCGGCGCGGCCCGCCGGTTGGGCGTCAGCGCCAAGGCCCGCGAGGTGCGCGGCGCCGACCGTGTGGTGGTGCGCGACGGCGAGGCGATCGGGGCATTGCTCACCAGGATGGGCGCGCAGGACACCCGGCTGATCTGGGAAGAGCGCCGGATGCGTCGCGAGGTGCGGGCCACCGCCAACCGGTTGGCGAACTTCGACGACGCGAACCTGCGCCGTTCTGCGCGCGCGGCGGTCGCGGCGGCCGCCCGGGTGGAGCGCGCGCTGCAGATCCTCGGCGACAGCGTGCCCGATCATCTGGCCGCCGCGGGCAAGCTACGCGTCGAGCACCGGCAGGCGTCGCTGGAGGAACTCGGCCGGCTGGCCGACCCGCCGATGACCAAAGACGCTGTGGCGGGCCGGATTCGGCGCCTGTTGTCGATGGCCGACCGCAAAGCCAAGCAAGAGGGGATCCCCGACACGGAGTCGGCCGTCACCCCGGACCTGCTCGAAGACGCCTGA
- the rapZ gene encoding RNase adapter RapZ has protein sequence MTEQGMHEQLRGEAGADSVPDGRTGESAIDVVLVTGLSGAGMGTAAKVLEDLGWYVADNLPPELIARMVELGLAAGSRITQLAVVMDVRSRGFTGDLDWVRGDLATRNITPRVLFLEASADVLVRRYEQNRRSHPLQGNQTLAEGIAAERAMLAPVRAAADLVIDTSTLSVPALRENIERAFGGETIRHTSVTVESFGYKYGLPMDADTVMDVRFLPNPHWVDELRPYSGQHPSVRNYVLGQPGAGEFLDTYHQLLDLVIDGYRREGKRYLTVAIGCTGGKHRSVAIAEALATRLQAGDDLTVRVLHRDLGRE, from the coding sequence ATGACGGAACAGGGAATGCACGAGCAACTGCGCGGTGAGGCCGGCGCCGACTCGGTGCCCGACGGCCGGACCGGTGAATCGGCCATCGACGTCGTCCTGGTGACCGGCTTGTCCGGAGCCGGGATGGGGACCGCGGCCAAGGTGCTCGAAGACCTGGGCTGGTACGTCGCCGACAACCTGCCGCCCGAGCTCATCGCACGCATGGTCGAACTCGGGCTGGCGGCCGGTTCCCGGATCACCCAGCTGGCGGTGGTGATGGACGTGCGCTCCCGCGGGTTCACCGGTGACCTGGACTGGGTGCGCGGGGATCTGGCGACCCGCAACATCACCCCGCGGGTGTTGTTCCTGGAGGCCTCGGCCGACGTCCTGGTTCGCCGCTACGAGCAAAACCGCCGCAGCCATCCGCTTCAGGGCAACCAGACGCTGGCCGAAGGCATTGCGGCCGAGCGTGCGATGCTGGCACCCGTACGCGCGGCCGCCGACCTGGTCATCGACACGTCGACGCTGTCGGTGCCGGCACTGCGGGAGAACATCGAACGGGCTTTCGGCGGCGAGACGATCCGCCACACCAGCGTCACGGTGGAGTCGTTCGGGTACAAATACGGGCTGCCGATGGACGCCGATACGGTCATGGATGTGCGTTTTCTGCCCAATCCGCACTGGGTGGACGAGTTGCGGCCGTACAGCGGTCAGCATCCCTCGGTGCGGAACTACGTCCTCGGCCAGCCGGGAGCGGGAGAGTTCTTGGACACCTACCACCAACTGCTCGACCTCGTGATCGACGGCTACCGCCGCGAGGGTAAGCGCTATTTGACCGTGGCGATCGGCTGCACGGGCGGCAAGCACCGCAGCGTCGCGATCGCCGAGGCACTCGCGACCCGGCTACAGGCGGGTGACGACCTCACGGTGCGAGTCCTGCACCGGGATCTGGGCCGCGAATGA
- the uvrC gene encoding excinuclease ABC subunit UvrC: MPDPATYRPAPGSIPVEPGVYRFLDPHGRVIYVGKAKSLRSRLTSYFADISSLAPRTRQMVMTAGSVEWTVVNTEVEALQLEYNWIKEFDPRFNVRYRDDKSYPVLAVTLNEEYPRLMVYRGARRKGVRYFGPYSHAWAIRETLDLLTRVFPARTCSAGVFKRHSQIDRPCLLGYIDKCSAPCIGRVSAEEHRQIVTDFCDFLAGKTDRLVRDMEQQMHRVAEELDFERAARLRDNISALKRALEKQAVVFGDGTDADVVAFADDELEAAVQVFHVRGGRVRGQRGWIVEKSGEPAEFSQERLVEQFLTQFYGDQAELDGAADESLNPVPRQVLVPCLPENADELATWLSQLRGSRVVLRVPQRGDKRALAETVRRNAQDALTQHKLKRAGDFTARTAALQSIQDTLGLADAPLRIECVDISHIQGTDVVASLVVFEDGLPRKSDYRHYAIREAAGDGRSDDVASIAEVTRRRFHRHLHDIGELKSGAVQEDSGPPEAVQVRSRKFAYPPNLFVVDGGAPQVNAAQAVLDELGISDVAVIGLAKRLEEVWVPSEPDPLIMPRNSDGLYLLQRVRDEAHRFAITYHRSKRSKRMTASALDSIRGLGEHRRKALVTHFGSVARIKQASIEEITAVPGIGVATARAVLEALGVGTESGTADATIGDDQRVISG; encoded by the coding sequence ATGCCCGATCCAGCGACCTACCGGCCCGCGCCCGGGTCGATCCCGGTCGAACCGGGTGTCTACCGGTTCCTGGATCCGCACGGCCGGGTGATCTACGTCGGCAAGGCCAAGAGCCTGCGCAGCCGGCTCACCTCCTACTTCGCCGACATCTCCAGCCTGGCGCCGCGCACCCGCCAGATGGTGATGACCGCGGGCAGCGTCGAGTGGACGGTGGTGAACACCGAAGTCGAGGCGCTTCAACTGGAGTACAACTGGATCAAGGAGTTCGATCCCCGGTTCAACGTCCGTTACCGCGACGACAAGTCCTATCCGGTGCTGGCCGTCACGCTCAACGAGGAATACCCGCGGCTGATGGTGTACCGCGGCGCCAGGCGCAAGGGGGTGCGCTACTTCGGGCCGTACTCGCACGCCTGGGCTATCCGCGAGACCCTCGACCTGCTCACCCGCGTCTTTCCGGCGCGCACCTGTTCGGCTGGAGTGTTCAAGCGGCACAGTCAGATTGACCGGCCCTGCCTGCTGGGCTATATCGACAAGTGTTCGGCGCCGTGCATCGGCCGGGTGAGCGCCGAGGAACACCGACAGATCGTGACGGACTTCTGCGACTTCCTCGCGGGCAAGACCGACCGGCTGGTCCGCGACATGGAACAGCAGATGCACCGGGTCGCCGAGGAACTGGATTTCGAACGCGCCGCCCGGCTGCGCGACAACATCTCGGCGCTCAAACGTGCGCTGGAGAAGCAGGCTGTGGTCTTCGGTGACGGCACCGACGCCGACGTGGTGGCCTTCGCCGACGACGAGCTTGAAGCGGCGGTGCAGGTGTTCCACGTGCGCGGCGGCCGGGTGCGCGGTCAGCGCGGCTGGATCGTCGAAAAGTCCGGTGAGCCCGCCGAGTTCAGCCAGGAGCGCCTGGTGGAGCAGTTCCTCACCCAGTTCTACGGTGACCAGGCCGAGTTGGACGGTGCGGCCGACGAGTCGTTGAACCCGGTACCGCGCCAGGTGCTGGTGCCGTGTCTGCCCGAGAACGCCGACGAGCTGGCGACCTGGTTGAGCCAGCTGCGCGGCTCGCGCGTGGTGCTGCGGGTGCCGCAGCGCGGCGACAAACGCGCGCTCGCCGAAACGGTGCGACGCAACGCCCAGGACGCACTGACCCAGCACAAGCTCAAACGTGCGGGCGATTTCACCGCCAGAACCGCTGCGCTGCAGAGCATTCAGGACACCCTCGGGCTTGCCGACGCCCCGCTGCGCATCGAGTGCGTCGACATCAGTCACATCCAGGGCACCGATGTGGTGGCGTCGCTGGTGGTCTTCGAGGACGGGTTGCCGCGCAAGTCGGACTACCGGCACTACGCGATCAGGGAAGCCGCCGGCGATGGCCGTTCCGACGACGTCGCGTCGATCGCCGAGGTGACGCGGCGCCGGTTCCACCGCCACCTGCACGACATCGGAGAACTGAAAAGCGGTGCTGTCCAAGAGGACTCAGGTCCACCCGAGGCGGTTCAGGTGCGGTCCCGCAAGTTCGCATACCCACCGAACCTGTTCGTCGTCGACGGCGGCGCCCCCCAAGTCAACGCCGCGCAGGCCGTCCTAGACGAACTGGGCATCAGCGATGTCGCGGTGATCGGGCTGGCCAAGCGGTTGGAGGAGGTGTGGGTGCCGTCTGAGCCCGACCCGCTGATCATGCCGCGCAACAGCGACGGGCTCTACCTGCTGCAGCGGGTGCGTGACGAAGCCCACCGGTTCGCGATCACCTACCACCGCAGCAAACGATCCAAGCGGATGACGGCGTCGGCGCTCGACTCGATCCGCGGGCTCGGGGAGCACCGCCGCAAGGCGCTGGTGACCCATTTCGGTTCGGTGGCAAGGATCAAGCAGGCCAGCATCGAGGAGATCACCGCGGTACCCGGCATCGGCGTCGCAACCGCCCGCGCAGTGCTCGAGGCGTTGGGGGTGGGAACCGAATCCGGCACGGCCGACGCGACGATCGGCGATGATCAACGCGTGATATCGGGATGA
- a CDS encoding ABC transporter substrate-binding protein: METLRVGVVVPRPPFNTMPDGGGLDIDLMTELVKKLGAAVEFVEYDSGAEVEGVFERLNAGAYDCVAAGTTVTPEREATARFLPPYLICGQALAVDTGRLPRVRSTADLQGLTIGVGRGGTGEPIAERLVAQGKAEAVRVYDHGGLQAALADLGTGGCDAVMALGPVLTELVKPIPGVDVVTRGLSTEHIAIGVGLDSQALLGRLTVAQAELEDDGTLQAIRRKWLGNPYTDQSLAVH; encoded by the coding sequence ATGGAGACGCTACGGGTGGGGGTCGTCGTCCCGCGTCCACCGTTCAACACCATGCCCGACGGCGGCGGTCTTGACATCGACCTGATGACCGAGCTGGTCAAGAAGCTGGGCGCCGCAGTCGAATTCGTCGAGTACGACAGCGGCGCGGAGGTCGAGGGTGTCTTCGAGCGGCTCAACGCCGGTGCGTACGACTGCGTGGCGGCGGGCACCACCGTCACCCCTGAACGGGAAGCCACCGCCCGGTTCCTTCCGCCCTACCTCATCTGCGGACAAGCCCTCGCCGTCGACACCGGTCGGCTGCCGCGGGTGAGGTCGACCGCTGACCTCCAAGGCCTGACCATCGGGGTCGGTCGAGGCGGCACCGGCGAGCCGATCGCCGAGCGCCTTGTCGCCCAGGGCAAAGCCGAAGCGGTGCGGGTCTATGACCACGGTGGTCTTCAGGCGGCGCTGGCCGACCTGGGCACCGGTGGGTGCGACGCGGTCATGGCGCTGGGCCCGGTGCTCACCGAGCTGGTCAAACCGATCCCCGGCGTGGACGTCGTCACCCGCGGACTCTCGACAGAGCACATCGCGATCGGCGTCGGCCTGGACAGCCAGGCGTTACTCGGTCGGCTCACCGTCGCGCAGGCCGAGCTCGAAGACGACGGCACACTGCAGGCGATCCGGCGCAAATGGCTGGGCAACCCCTATACCGACCAGTCCCTCGCGGTGCACTGA
- the yvcK gene encoding uridine diphosphate-N-acetylglucosamine-binding protein YvcK, translating into MSPRIVALGGGHGLYATLSAARRLTPHVTAVVTVADDGGSSGRLRNELDVVPPGDLRMALAALASDSPHGRLWATIIQHRFGGNGALAGHPIGNLMLAGLSEVLADPVAALDELGRMLGVKGRVLPMCPIALGIEADVAGLESDPRMFRVIRGQVAIATTVGQVRRVRLLPGDPPATRQAVDAILAADLVVLGPGSWFTSVIPHVLVPELAAALQQTSARRALVLNLVAEPGETAGFSVERHIHVLAQHAPGFSVHDIVVDASRVPSERERDQLRRTARILDAHVEFADVSRPGTPLHDPAKLAAALEGVRLRGPTPPAPTVPAPTVNGPRGDDPWL; encoded by the coding sequence ATGAGCCCGCGCATCGTGGCCCTTGGGGGAGGGCATGGGCTCTATGCGACGCTGTCGGCGGCGCGCCGGCTCACCCCGCACGTCACGGCGGTGGTGACCGTCGCCGACGACGGCGGCTCGTCGGGCCGGCTGCGCAACGAACTCGACGTCGTGCCCCCCGGTGATCTGCGAATGGCCTTGGCCGCGTTGGCATCTGACAGTCCGCACGGCCGGCTGTGGGCGACGATCATCCAGCACCGGTTCGGCGGCAACGGTGCGCTGGCGGGCCATCCGATCGGCAACCTGATGCTGGCGGGGCTCAGCGAGGTGCTGGCCGATCCCGTCGCCGCGCTCGACGAACTCGGCCGGATGCTGGGCGTCAAGGGCCGCGTGCTGCCGATGTGCCCGATCGCGCTGGGTATCGAGGCCGACGTGGCGGGGTTGGAGTCGGATCCGCGGATGTTCCGGGTGATCCGCGGGCAGGTGGCCATCGCCACCACCGTCGGCCAGGTGCGACGCGTCCGGCTGCTACCCGGCGACCCGCCGGCCACCCGGCAGGCGGTGGATGCGATCCTGGCCGCCGACCTCGTGGTGCTCGGGCCCGGGTCCTGGTTCACCAGCGTCATCCCGCACGTGCTGGTCCCCGAGTTGGCCGCCGCGTTGCAGCAGACGTCCGCGCGCCGGGCGCTGGTCCTGAACCTGGTCGCCGAACCAGGGGAGACGGCGGGGTTCTCCGTCGAACGCCACATTCACGTGCTGGCGCAGCACGCGCCGGGATTCAGCGTGCATGACATCGTGGTGGATGCGAGCCGGGTGCCCAGCGAACGCGAGCGCGACCAACTACGGCGGACCGCCAGGATCCTCGACGCTCACGTGGAGTTTGCTGACGTATCCAGACCTGGTACACCTTTACATGATCCGGCGAAGTTGGCCGCAGCTTTGGAGGGTGTGCGGTTGCGTGGGCCGACGCCACCTGCGCCGACCGTGCCCGCCCCGACAGTGAACGGACCGAGAGGTGACGACCCGTGGCTATGA
- the gap gene encoding type I glyceraldehyde-3-phosphate dehydrogenase gives MTIRVGVNGFGRIGRNFYRALAAQQAEGKSTDIEVIAVNDLTDNATLAHLLKFDSILGRFPEDVTLEGDDNIVVGSTKIKALEVKEGPAALPWGDLGVDVVVESTGIFTDAAKAKGHLDAGAKKVIISAPAKGEDLTVVLGVNDDKYDGSQNIISNASCTTNCLGPLAKVLNDEFGIVKGLMTTIHAYTQDQNLQDGPHKDLRRARAAAVNIVPTSTGAAKAIGLVLPELKGKLDGYALRVPIPTGSVTDLTAELSKSATVEEINAAFKAAADGPLKGILKYYDAPIVSSDIVTDPHSSLFDSGLTKVIDNQAKVVSWYDNEWGYANRCVDLVALVGKSL, from the coding sequence ATGACGATCCGGGTAGGCGTTAACGGCTTCGGCCGCATCGGGCGCAACTTCTACCGGGCCCTGGCGGCGCAGCAGGCCGAGGGCAAGAGCACCGACATCGAGGTCATCGCAGTCAACGACCTCACCGACAACGCCACCCTGGCCCACCTGTTGAAGTTCGACTCGATCCTGGGCCGCTTCCCCGAGGACGTCACCCTCGAGGGCGACGACAACATCGTCGTCGGCAGCACCAAGATCAAGGCCCTTGAGGTCAAGGAGGGGCCCGCGGCGCTGCCCTGGGGCGACCTCGGCGTGGACGTCGTGGTCGAGTCCACCGGTATCTTCACCGACGCCGCCAAGGCCAAGGGGCACCTGGACGCGGGCGCCAAGAAGGTCATCATCTCCGCGCCCGCCAAGGGCGAGGACCTCACCGTCGTGCTCGGCGTCAACGACGACAAGTACGACGGCAGCCAAAACATCATCTCCAACGCCTCGTGCACCACGAACTGCCTTGGCCCGCTGGCCAAGGTTCTCAACGACGAGTTCGGCATCGTCAAGGGCCTGATGACCACCATCCACGCCTACACCCAGGACCAGAACCTGCAGGACGGCCCGCACAAGGATCTGCGCCGCGCCCGCGCCGCGGCGGTCAACATCGTGCCGACGTCCACCGGCGCCGCCAAGGCGATCGGGCTGGTGCTGCCCGAACTGAAGGGCAAGCTCGACGGTTACGCCCTGCGGGTGCCGATCCCCACCGGTTCGGTCACCGACCTGACCGCCGAGCTGAGCAAGTCGGCCACCGTTGAGGAGATCAACGCCGCGTTCAAGGCCGCCGCCGACGGTCCGCTCAAGGGCATCCTGAAGTACTACGACGCCCCGATCGTGTCGAGCGACATCGTCACCGATCCGCACAGCTCGCTGTTCGATTCCGGGCTGACCAAGGTCATCGACAACCAGGCCAAGGTGGTGTCCTGGTACGACAACGAGTGGGGTTACGCCAACCGCTGCGTTGATCTCGTCGCGCTGGTCGGCAAGTCGCTCTAG
- the tpiA gene encoding triose-phosphate isomerase produces MSRKPLIAGNWKMNLNHFEAIALVQKIAFALPAKYFDKVDVAVLPPFTDLRSVQTLVDGDKLLLTYGAQDLSQHDSGAYTGEISGAFLAKLGCTYVTVGHSERRTYHHEDDALVAAKAAAALRHGITPIVCMGEHLEVREAGDHVEYCVDQLRGSLAGLTAEQIGQTVIAYEPVWAIGTGRVAGAADAQEVCKALRALLGELASPQIAAEVRVLYGGSVNAKNVGEIVAQDDVDGALVGGASLDGEQFATLSAIAAGGPLP; encoded by the coding sequence GTGAGCCGCAAGCCGCTGATCGCCGGCAACTGGAAGATGAACCTCAACCACTTCGAGGCGATCGCGCTGGTGCAGAAGATCGCATTCGCGCTGCCGGCGAAGTACTTCGACAAGGTCGACGTCGCCGTGCTGCCGCCGTTCACCGACCTGCGCAGCGTGCAGACGCTGGTCGACGGCGACAAGCTGCTGCTGACGTACGGCGCCCAGGATCTGTCACAGCACGACTCCGGCGCCTACACCGGCGAGATCAGCGGCGCGTTCCTGGCCAAGCTGGGTTGCACGTATGTCACCGTCGGGCACTCCGAGCGCCGCACGTATCACCACGAGGACGACGCGCTGGTCGCGGCGAAGGCGGCCGCGGCGCTGCGCCACGGCATCACCCCGATCGTCTGCATGGGTGAGCACCTCGAGGTGCGCGAGGCCGGTGATCACGTCGAGTACTGCGTCGACCAGCTACGCGGTTCGCTGGCCGGTCTGACCGCCGAGCAGATCGGTCAGACCGTCATCGCCTACGAGCCGGTCTGGGCGATCGGCACCGGCCGCGTCGCAGGCGCAGCCGATGCGCAGGAGGTCTGCAAGGCCCTCCGCGCGCTGCTCGGTGAGCTGGCGTCACCGCAGATCGCCGCCGAGGTCCGGGTGCTCTACGGCGGTTCGGTGAACGCCAAGAACGTCGGCGAGATCGTCGCGCAGGACGACGTCGACGGCGCGCTGGTCGGCGGGGCATCGCTGGACGGTGAGCAGTTCGCCACGCTGTCGGCCATCGCGGCGGGCGGGCCGTTGCCGTAG